A stretch of the Arachis stenosperma cultivar V10309 chromosome 6, arast.V10309.gnm1.PFL2, whole genome shotgun sequence genome encodes the following:
- the LOC130933252 gene encoding glycosyltransferase-like At2g41451 — protein MAGLYSSSHRPTYSSSSSASSSSSSRLLLLLTVLPLTLASFAFVLQWRGGVTDPLSRWSPDQPDFPGMSSDADGGANSHPAGTSHLQSASSDCATILLGHSSNNHPSFPYFRDWKLDYSSDLRPKICITTSTSAGLEQTLPWIFYHKVIGVSSFLLFVEGKAASPNVSRVLESIPGVKVIYRTRELEEQQAKSRIWNETWLASFFYKPCNYELFVKQSLNMEMAIVMARESGMDWIIHLDTDELVYPAGIQEYSLRQLLSDVPGNVDMVIFPNYESSVERDDIKEPFSEVSMFKKNYDHLPKDVYFGNYKEATRGNPNYFLTYGNGKAAARVQDHLRPNGAHRWHNYMKTPNEIKLDEAAVLHYTYPKFSDLTSRRDRCGCKPTKEDVKRCFMLDFDRAAFIIASTATEEEMLQWYRERVVWTDKTLNLKLLRKGILTRIYSPMVIIQSLRESGVFRSVIAKAAETTLSKDNFLKSVDSNNSTRNGRSENIFSRKFDANGVSQSTARRILGVIDDGLTPSAVPPLSPPRLDHSNPITS, from the exons atggcGGGTCTCTACTCTTCTTCGCACAGACCCACCTATTCTTCTTCGTCTTCGGCTTCTTCATCTTCGTCTTCAAGGCTTCTCCTCTTGCTCACGGTGCTGCCACTCACGTTAGCCTCCTTCGCCTTCGTTCTCCAATGGCGCGGCGGAGTCACCGACCCTCTCTCCCGCTGGTCCCCCGATCAGCCAGACTTCCCCGGTATGTCGTCCGACGCCGACGGAGGAGCCAACTCCCATCCCGCCGGAACCTCCCACCTCCAAAGCGCCAGCTCCGACTGCGCCACCATCCTCCTTGGCCACTCCTCCAATAACCACCCTTCCTTTCCGTACTTCCGCGACTGGAAGCTCGATTACTCCTCTGATCTCAGGCCCAAG ATATGCATAACAACGAGTACTTCAGCTGGTTTGGAACAGACTCTGCCATGGATCTTCTATCACAAGGTCATTGGAGTTTCCTCTTTCCTCCTTTTCGTGGAAGGGAAGGCTGCATCACCTAATGTATCTAGAGTCCTCGAAAGCATTCCT gGGGTTAAAGTTATATATAGAACTAGAGAGTTAGAAGAACAGCAAGCTAAAAG TCGAATATGGAATGAGACTTGGTTGGCTAGCTTCTTCTACAAACCATGCAACTATGAGTTGTTTGTGAAGCAATCTTTGAACATGGAAATGGCTATTGTCATGGCAAGG GAGTCTGGAATGGATTGGATCATTCATCTGGACACTGATGAGCTAGTATATCCAGCAGGAATACAGGAGTACTCTTTAAGACAGTTGCTATCTGATGTTCCTGGAAATGTTGATATGGTTATTTTTCCAAATTAT GAGAGCAGTGTTGAGCGAGATGATATCAAGGAGCCTTTTAGCGAG GTTTCAATGTTCAAGAAGAACTATGACCACCTTCCAAAGGATGTATATTTTGGAAATTACAAAGAAGCAACACGTGgcaatccaaattattttcttaCTTATGGAAACGGGAAAGCTGCTGCTAGGGTTCAGGATCATCTCCGCCCAAATGGTGCTCACAGATGGCACAACTATATGAAGACAcctaa TGAGATCAAGTTGGATGAAGCAGCTGTTCTGCATTACACCTACCCCAAATTTTCCGATTTGACCTCAAGACGTGATCGGTGTGGCTGCAAGCCAACTAAAGAAGATGTTAAAAGATGCTTCATGTTGGATTTTGACAGAGCC GCATTCATAATTGCTTCAACTGCAACTGAAGAGGAGATGCTTCAGTG GTATCGCGAACGCGTTGTGTGGACAGATAAAACACTAAACCTGAAGCTTTTGAGGAAGGGCATCCTGACTCGCATTTACTCTCCCATG GTTATCATTCAGAGTTTGAGGGAATCCGGAGTTTTTCGTTCTGTGATCGCGAAAGCAGCCGAAACAACACTATCAAAGGACAACTTTTTAAAATCTGTTGATAGTAACAACTCAACTAGGAATGGCAGATCAGAAAACATTTTTTCTAGAAAATTTGATGCAAATGGAGTATCCCAATCAACTGCAAGAAGAATTTTGGGAGTCATAGATGATGGCTTAACCCCTTCAGCAGTACCACCATTATCTCCACCCAGACTTGATCACTCTAACCCCATTAcatcataa
- the LOC130933251 gene encoding U4/U6 small nuclear ribonucleoprotein PRP4-like protein yields the protein MEVDEENVPSNTASESAIGPSSDVSVNAATPPHPIQPIIPPPVIPLSAPVPPMAPIPTIPPPSIVPPIAPIPAPPVVRPLAPLPPRPPPIRPPVAQNGEVGSEDSDSDNDDAGGRVNQGAGEYEISEESRLVRERQEKAMQELMMKRRAAALAVPTNDMAVRARLRRLGEPITLFGEREMERRDRLRMIMAKLDADGQLEKLMKAHEDEETVATAGKDGDEEEIQYPFYTEGPKSLRDARIDIAKYSLVRAALRLQRARRRKDDPDEDVDAEMDWALKQAANLSLEFSEIGDDRPLSGCSFSRDGKSLATCSLTGAAKLWSMPKVIKSCTLKGHTERATDVAYSPVHNHLATASADRTAKYWNDQGSLLKTFEGHIDRLARIAFHPSGKYLGTASFDKTWRLWDVETGEELLLQEGHSRSVYGLAFHQDGSLAASCGLDALARVWDLRTGRSILALEGHVKPVLGISFSPNGYHLATGGEDNTCRIWDLRKKKSMYTIPAHSNLISQVKFEPQEGYFLVTASYDMTAKVWSARDFKPVKTLSGHEAKVTSVDVLVDGSYIATVSHDRTIKLWSTNMSSEQTMDVD from the exons atggaagTGGATGAAGAAAATGTTCCATCAAATACTGCTTCTGAATCCGCCATAGGACCTTCCTCTGATGTTTCCGTCAATGCTGCAACTCCACCACACCCAATTCAACCCATTATTCCACCACCCGTTATTCCCCTTTCTGCGCCTGTGCCACCTATGGCTCCAATTCCCACCATTCCTCCCCCTTCTATTGTGCCTCCCATAGCCCCAATTCCGGCCCCTCCTGTGGTGCGTCCATTGGCGCCGCTCCCTCCTCGCCCGCCGCCTATTAGACCACCTGTGGCGCAAAATGGCGAGGTTGGTTCGGAAGATTCTGATTCGGACAACGATGATGCCGGTGGAAGGGTTAACCAGGGTGCCGGGGAGTATGAGATATCGGAGGAGAGTAGGCTGGTGAGGGAGAGGCAGGAGAAAGCAATGCAGGAGCTCATGATGAAGAGGCGTGCTGCCGCTTTGGCTGTTCCGACCAATGACATGGCTGTGCGTGCTCGCCTTCGCCGGCTTGGTGAGCCCATAACTTTGTTTGGTGAGAGGGAGATGGAGAGGAGGGACAGGTTGAGGATGATTATGGCGAAGCTGGATGCCGATGGCCAGCTGGAGAAGCTGATGAAGGCTCATGAGGATGAAGAGACTGTGGCTACTGCCGGGAAGGATGGGGACGAGGAAGAGATACAGTATCCCTTTTACACCGAAGGGCCAAAGTCTCTCCGTGATGCTAGGATTGATATTGCTAAGTATTCTTTGGTTAGGGCAGCATTGCGTCTTCAACGTGCCCGGAGAAGAAAAGATGATCCGGATGAAGATGTGGATGCGGAGATGGATTGGGCATTAAAGCAGGCTGCTAATTTGAGTCTTGAATTCAGTGAAATCGGAGATGATCGACCGCTTTCTGGTTGCTCCTTCTCACGAGATGGAAAGTCGCTTGCTACTTG TTCTCTAACCGGAGCTGCCAAGTTGTGGAGCATGCCTAAAGTCATCAAATCTTGTACCTTAAAGGGACACACAGAGCGTGCAACTGATGTTGCTTATTCTCCTGTGCACAACCATTTAGCGACTGCATCTGCTGATCGGACCGCAAAATATTGGAATGACCAGGGATCTTTATTGAAGACATTCGAGGGTCATATTGACCGTCTTGCACGAATTGCTTTCCATCCATCAGGAAAGTACCTAGGCACTGCTAGCTTTGACAAGACATGGAGATTATGGGACGTAGAAACAGGTGAGGAGTTGCTTCTTCAAGAAGGCCACAGTAGGAGTGTATATGGTTTAGCTTTTCATCAAGATGGATCGTTAGCTGCATCTTGTGGACTGGATGCTTTGGCTCGTGTTTGGGATCTCCGAACTGGGCGAAGCATTCTTGCACTTGAAGGTCATGTCAAGCCG GTTCTTGGCATTAGCTTTTCACCTAATGGATATCATTTAGCCACAGGCGGTGAAGACAACACTTGTCGTATTTGGGATTTGAGAAAGAAGAAATCCATGTACACCATCCCTGCTCACTCCAACTTAATATCACAAGTTAAGTTTGAGCCGCAGGAAGGTTACTTTTTGGTAACTGCCTCATATGACATGACAGCTAAG GTGTGGTCAGCCCGTGATTTCAAGCCTGTGAAGACACTATCTGGGCATGAAGCAAAAGTTACTTCTGTGGATGTTCTTGTTG ATGGCAGTTATATTGCTACTGTCTCACATGATCGTACCATAAAATTGTGGTCCACCAATATGAGTAGTGAACAAACTATGGATGTTGATTAG